CCTTTTACAGGTGCTTACAACCTTACACAAGAGAAAGGAACGTACACCTGTGGCGCGTGCAATACGCAACTTTTTGAAAGCAATAGTAAATTCGACAGCGGTTGCGGATGGCCTTCGTTTGACGAAAGTATTGAGGGTGCGGTGGCATATATAAAAGACACCACCCATGGAATGATACGAACAGAAATTCTTTGTGCAAGTTGTGGCAGTCATCTAGGACATGTTTTTAACGACGGCCCAACAGAAACTGGACAGCGCTATTGCGTAAACTCTTTATCCATTGATTTACAGAAAGATTAGAAATTTTTTCTGTTGTTAAAACTAAATCCCAAATGCCAATCTATTGGAATTTGGGATTTGTTATTTGTTCCTTGCCTTTTTAGTGTTTCATTTCGTAAATTCGTAATCTCAAATTAACGATTAAAACTACGAAATGAGTAAATACGATATCATTGTTCTTGGAAGTGGTCCTGGTGGCTATGTTGCTGCTATTCGCGCTTCGCAATTGGGCTTTAAAACAGCTATTATTGAAAAAGAAAGCCTAGGAGGCGTTTGTCTAAACTGGGGATGTATTCCAACCAAGGCATTGCTAAAAAGTGCTCAGGTATTTAACTATTTGCAGCACGCAGAAGACTATGGCCTTACCGTTTCTGGAGCCGATAAAAACTTTGGAAAAGTAGTAGAACGCAGTCGTGGCGTTGCCGATGGTATGAGTAAAGGCGTACAATTTTTGATGAAGAAGAACAAAATTGACGTTATAAATGGCTTCGGAAAGCTTAAAGCAGGCAAGAAAATAGATGTTGAGGGTACAGAATATAGTGCAGATCATATTATTATTGCCACTGGTGCAAGATCTAGAGAATTGCCAAATCTTCCACAAGATGGGAAGAAGGTAATAGGATATAGAGAAGCAATGAGCTTAGAGAAACAGCCTAAATCTATGATTGTTGTAGGTAGTGGAGCTATTGGTGTAGAATTTGCACATTTCTATAACGCAATGGGTACCGATGTAACCATTGTAGAGTACCTCCCTACGCTAGTTCCTGTTGAAGATGAAGATGTTTCAAAGCAGTTTGAGCGTTCGTTTAAAAAAGCAGGAGTTAAGGTAATGACAAACGCTTCAGTAGAAAAAGTAGACACTTCAGGAAAAACAGTGAAAGCTACTGTAAAAACCAAAAAAGGAGAAGAAGTTATAGAAGCAGACGTTGTACTTTCAGCAGTAGGAATTGTTTCTAATATTGAGAATATCGGACTAGAGGATGTGGGTATCGTAACAGATAAGGGTAAGATTATGGTGAACGATTGGTACCAAACAAACATTCCAGGATATTATGCTATTGGAGACGTGGTGCCTGGCCAAGCATTAGCACACGTTGCTTCTGCAGAAGGGATTACATGTGTTGAAAAAATTGCTGGTATGCACGTAGAAGCTATTGACTACGGAAATATTCCTGGGTGTACGTATGCTACTCCAGAAATTGCAAGTGTTGGTATGACCGAAAAACAAGCGAAAGAAGCAGGTTATGAATTGAAGGTTGGTAAATTTCCATTTTCAGCTAGTGGAAAAGCAAGTGCTGCAGGCACCAAAGATGGCTTTGTAAAAGTAATTTTTGATGCTAAATACGGAGAATGGCTTGGCTGCCATATGATTGGCGCTGGGGTAACAGATATGATTGCCGAAGCCGTTTTAGGTAGAAAACTTGAAACAACTGGACATGAAGTTCTAAAAACCATTCACCCACACCCTACTATGAGTGAGGCTGTAATGGAAGCAGTTGCTGATGCGTATGGTGAGGTAATACACCTTTAAAAACATAAATAAATTCTATAAAATGCGGCTCAACATTGAGTCGCATTTTTTTTAAAAACTATACCCAAGACCTAAGAATAATACATTTGGAGACAGCTCTTCAAGGCCTAAAGTGTATTTTAGATTTAGCTCAACATTATCAGAGAAATGATATGCTGCACTAACATCGGCTCGCACTTTAAACTTAGTCGTAAAAA
This Rasiella rasia DNA region includes the following protein-coding sequences:
- the lpdA gene encoding dihydrolipoyl dehydrogenase, with the protein product MSKYDIIVLGSGPGGYVAAIRASQLGFKTAIIEKESLGGVCLNWGCIPTKALLKSAQVFNYLQHAEDYGLTVSGADKNFGKVVERSRGVADGMSKGVQFLMKKNKIDVINGFGKLKAGKKIDVEGTEYSADHIIIATGARSRELPNLPQDGKKVIGYREAMSLEKQPKSMIVVGSGAIGVEFAHFYNAMGTDVTIVEYLPTLVPVEDEDVSKQFERSFKKAGVKVMTNASVEKVDTSGKTVKATVKTKKGEEVIEADVVLSAVGIVSNIENIGLEDVGIVTDKGKIMVNDWYQTNIPGYYAIGDVVPGQALAHVASAEGITCVEKIAGMHVEAIDYGNIPGCTYATPEIASVGMTEKQAKEAGYELKVGKFPFSASGKASAAGTKDGFVKVIFDAKYGEWLGCHMIGAGVTDMIAEAVLGRKLETTGHEVLKTIHPHPTMSEAVMEAVADAYGEVIHL
- the msrB gene encoding peptide-methionine (R)-S-oxide reductase MsrB is translated as MSTYPIQKTEEEWLEELGPERYRILREKGTERPFTGAYNLTQEKGTYTCGACNTQLFESNSKFDSGCGWPSFDESIEGAVAYIKDTTHGMIRTEILCASCGSHLGHVFNDGPTETGQRYCVNSLSIDLQKD